A single Lolium perenne isolate Kyuss_39 chromosome 6, Kyuss_2.0, whole genome shotgun sequence DNA region contains:
- the LOC127328608 gene encoding BTB/POZ and MATH domain-containing protein 1-like, protein MQFYYCQTDEGLMILEKQPIAGSTKLARGYIMGKSNEDWQIIPTADALPFQFRVRYSATKDIHPHGGPYVHATTVVAGFLCDLLCCPLTSDEGWLKLILSVSPRLNETFEGIKVIANMVLLDKTGSPSYSGVDEGTLADGFRLSVRREHLEKNCVVDGYFVAQCSVAIIKDWPPPPHTIIPDLCHDLAKMWNQQDLTDVSFSVDGVTFSAHRLVLAARSPVFRAELYGQMAESKMASIAIQDMRASTFASMLHYMYHDSLPSPDDEFFTSHDIQHLLVAADRYGLEMLQQACEERLCFRIAVDTVCSTLELAEENTYPRLKSRCLDFLTDAKILSMVATPDEYIHLAHSFPSLFVEVRERFKEKCEGQRWFPIKSPVVKKRKRHGR, encoded by the coding sequence ATGCAGTTTTACTATTGCCAGACAGATGAGGGACTCATGATCTTGGAGAAGCAGCCCATTGCAGGCTCTACGAAACTGGCCAGAGGATATATCATGGGCAAGAGCAACGAGGACTGGCAGATCATCCCTACGGCAGACGCTCTCCCCTTCCAGTTCCGGGTAAGATACTCGGCCACCAAAGATATCCATCCTCATGGCGGCCCCTACGTACACGCGACCACCGTTGTTGCCGGCTTCTTATGCGATTTACTCTGTTGCCCGCTGACCTCGGACGAAGGTTGGCTCAAGCTCATTCTTTCTGTGTCACCTCGACTTAACGAGACGTTCGAGGGAATAAAGGTGATTGCCAACATGGTTCTTCTCGACAAGACCGGGTCGCCATCTTATTCAGGGGTGGATGAGGGCACCCTTGCAGACGGCTTCAGGCTGAGCGTCAGGAGGGAACACCTGGAGAAAAACTGTGTGGTGGACGGCTACTTCGTGGCACAATGCTCTGTGGCCATCATCAAGGACTGGCCTCCTCCGCCTCACACGATTATCCCGGACCTGTGCCACGATCTTGCCAAAATGTGGAACCAACAAGACCTCACCGACGTCAGCTTCAGCGTCGACGGCGTGACCTTCAGCGCGCATCGCCTTGTGCTGGCAGCCCGATCGCCGGTGTTCAGAGCGGAGCTCTACGGCCAGATGGCCGAGAGCAAGATGGCCTCCATTGCAATCCAAGACATGAGGGCGTCGACATTCGCGTCCATGCTCCATTACATGTATCATGATTCCTTGCCCTCTCCTGACGATGAGTTTTTCACCAGCCATGACATCCAGCATCTGCTTGTAGCCGCCGACAGGTATGGGCTAGAGATGTTACAGCAAGCTTGCGAGGAGAGGCTATGCTTTCGTATTGCCGTCGACACGGTCTGCTCAACCTTGGAGCTGGCGGAGGAGAACACTTATCCCAGGCTGAAATCTAGGTGCCTTGATTTCCTCACCGATGCTAAAATTCTAAGTATGGTGGCCACCCCCGATGAGTACATCCATCTGGCGCACAGTTTTCCTTCTTTGTTTGTCGAGGTGAGGGAGAGGTTCAAAGAAAAATGTGAAGGACAGAGGTGGTTTCCAATTAAGTCACCTGTtgtgaagaaaagaaaaagacatGGTAGATGA
- the LOC127343945 gene encoding kinesin-like protein KIN-7D, chloroplastic — MATRHRKPAPRASQQHHHLQQPQPQSGSPTSTATTTSSSRLTPEMSLEGPASPRLDDDQPTKENVTVTVRFRPLSPREIRQGEEVAWYADGDTVVRSEQNPNVGYAYDRVFAPTTTTRQVYDVAAQHVVSGAMEGIFGTIFAYGVTSSGKTHTMHGDQRSPGIIPLAVKDAFSIIQETPDREFLLRVSYLEIYNEVVNDLLNPAGQSLRIREDPQGTFVEGIKEEVVLSPAHALSLIAAGEEHRHVGSTNFNLLSSRSHTIFTLTIESSSYGESNEGEAVTFSQLHLIDLAGSESSRAETTGVRRKEGSYINKSLLTLGTVISKLTDGKATHIPFRDSKLTRLLQSSLSGQGRVSLICTVTPASSNSEETHNTLKFAHRAKRIEVQASQNKIIDEKSLIKKYQNEIRRLKEELEQLKMGIICGTPTKDAEEDNIILWKQKLEDGNVKLQSRLEQEEEAKSALLARIQRLTKLILVSTKATQTSRFSPHPGPRRRHSFGEEELAYLPYRRRDIMLDNESNELLTPGEGFGVTLEDSSKEEKKNRKGLLNWFKIRKRDGGASTLTSSDCDKSSLTKSTAPSTPIGESMNFPAEPRISNSVVNDSVSADMLSIGHGEFTADDLPGEETLLVSTKTIDHVDLLREQLKILSGEVALHTSVLKCLTEEAGRNPNSEKIQMKMKKTSDEIKAKQQQISSLEKQIPHSLSDSQAKVDKLDLSPSYAELLEQLNEKSFELEVKAADNRVIQDQLEEKTSECMELQEAVAHLKEHLSQALQAKDSLSNSIVMQKSSGANHEVQQHSDQEETVPREISAEPLQKEQQSVEIGELKQRVCELDKVKSQLEARNQKLLEESTYAKGLASAAGVELKALSEEVTKLMNQNEKLASELASLRSPTPRRASNGPRGTTRRESMSRRNEPASRRESNASQERERVLETILMEKEQKEAELQRKVEESKQKEAFLESELANMWVLVAKLKKSQGDDHEDFDAKYNGS, encoded by the exons ATGGCGACGCGCCACCGGAAGCCGGCGCCCAGGGCctcgcagcagcaccaccacctgcagcagccgcagccgcagTCGGGCTCGCCGACGTCCacggccaccaccacctcctcctcgcgGCTCACGCCGGAGATGTCGCTCGAGGGCCCCGCGTCGCCGAGGCTGGACGACGACCAGCCCACCAAGGAGAACGTCACCGTCACCGTCCGCTTCCGCCCGCTCAG CCCGCGGGAGATTCGGCAGGGGGAGGAGGTGGCCTGGTACGCGGACGGCGACACGGTGGTGCGGAGCGAGCAGAACCCCAACGTCGGCTACGCATACG ATCGAGTTTTTGCACCAACTACTACAACTCGCCAAGTTTATGATGTCGCGGCTCAACATGTTGTCAGTGGTGCCATGGAGGGCATATTTG GAACAATATTTGCATATGGTGTAACAAGCAGTGGAAAGACACATACGATGCAT GGAGATCAAAGATCCCCAGGAATAATACCTTTGGCAGTCAAAGATGCATTTAGCATTATACAAGAG ACGCCAGATCGCGAGTTTCTCCTACGCGTATCATACCTGGAAATTTATAATGAG GTTGTCAATGATCTACTCAATCCTGCAGGGCAGAGCTTACGGATTAGAGAGGATCCTCAG GGAACGTTTGTTGAGGGTATCAAAGAAGAAGTAGTATTGTCTCCTGCACATGCTCTCTCCCTTATTGCAGCTGGAGAAG AACATAGACATGTTGGTTCCACTAACTTCAATCTACTAAGTAGCAGAAGTCATACAATTTTTACACTG ACAATTGAGAGCAGCTCTTACGGTGAGTCTAATGAAGGGGAAGCAGTCACCTTCTCACAGCTG CACCTCATCGATCTGGCCGGTTCAGAGAGCTCAAGGGCTGAAACAACTGGAGTACGTAGGAAGGAAGGATCTTATATCAATAAAAGCTTGCTAACTCTTGGAACG GTGATATCAAAATTGACTGATGGAAAAGCTACACATATTCCATTTCGAGATTCAAAACTAACACGTCTACTTCAGTCATCCTTGAGTGGACAAGGGCGTGTTTCA CTAATTTGCACAGTGACTCCAGCATCAAGTAACTCTGAAGAGACCCACAATACACTAAAATTTGCCCACCGTGCAAAGCGCATTGAGGTCCAAGCATCACAAAACAAA ATTATTgatgaaaagtctttaataaagaaATACCAGAATGAGATTCGCAGATTAAAGGAAGAGCTGGAACAGCTGAAAATGGGTATTATTTGTGGAACTCCGACAAAAGATGCTGAAGAAGATAATATCATCCTTTGGAAACAAAAG CTAGAAGATGGTAATGTCAAGCTGCAATCAAGACTGGAACAAGAGGAGGAAGCTAAATCTGCTTTGCTCGCAAGGATACAACGCCTCACAAAACTTATTCTGGTTTCCACTAAGGCAACCCAGACTTCTAGATTTTCTCCACATCCTGGACCAAGAAGAAGACACTCTTTTGGGGAAGAGGAG CTGGCTTACCTCCCGTACAGAAGACGAGATATTATGTTGGATAATGAAAGCAACGAATTACTTACACCTGGTGAAGGATTTGGTGTGACACTTGAAGACTCTTCGAAGGAGGAGAAAAAGAATCGGAAAGGGCTTCTTAACTGGTTCAAAATCAGG AAACGTGATGGTGGAGCTTCTACTCTGACAAGCTCAGACTGTGACAAGTCCAGTTTGACTAAATCAACGGCTCCTTCAACACCTATTGGGGAGAGTATGAATTTTCCTGCAGAACCAAGAATATCAAATTCTGTGGTTAATGACAGTGTATCAGCTGATATGCTGAGCATTGGCCATGGGGAATTTACTGCTGATGATCTTCCTGGAGAAGAAACCCTTCTG GTCAGCACTAAAACGATTGACCATGTTGACTTGTTAAGAGAGCAATTGAAGATTTTATCGGGGGAGGTCGCACTTCATACAAGTGTTCTAAAGTGCCTTACAGAGGAAGCTGGAAGAAACCCAAATAGTGAAAAAATTCAG ATGAAAATGAAGAAGACTAGTGACGAAATTAAGGCGAAGCAGCAGCAGATATCATCTTTAGAAAAACAGATACCTCATTCATTGTCAGATAGTCAAGCGAAGGTTGACAAGTTAGATCTTTCACCG TCTTATGCTGAACTACTTGAGCAGCTCAATGAGAAGTCCTTTGAACTTGAG GTGAAGGCAGCAGATAACAGAGTAATACAAGACCAGCTAGAGGAAAAG ACAAGTGAATGCATGGAACTACAAGAGGCAGTTGCTCACCTGAAAGAACATCTTTCCCAAGCTCTTCAAGCTAAGGATTCACTGTCAAATAGCATTGTGATGCAGAAGAGTTCAGGAGCAAACCATGAAGTTCAACAACACAGTGATCAAGAAGAAACAGTCCCCAGAGAGATCTCTGCTGAACCACTGCAAAAAGAGCAGCAG TCAGTTGAGATTGGTGAGCTGAAGCAAAGGGTGTGTGAACTCGACAAAGTCAAATCTCAACTGGAGGCTCGCAATCAGAAGCTACTAGAGGAAAGTACATATGCGAAAGGCTTGGCTTCGGCTGCAGGAGTGGAATTGAAAGCATTGTCAGAAGAAGTTACCAAACTCATGAACCAAAATGAGAAGCTTGCTTCTGAGTTGGCATCTCTAAGAAGCCCAACCCCTCGCAGAGCAAGCAATGGACCGAGAGGTACTACTAGGCGAGAGAGCATGAGTAGACGAAATGAGCCAGCTAGCAGAAGAGAGAGCAATGCAAGCCAAGAAAGGGAGCGTGTTTTAGAAACTATCCTTATGGAGAAGGAGCAAAAAGAAGCAGAACTCCAAAGGAAAGTTGAGGAATCAAAGCAAAAAGAAGCCTTCTTGGAAAGCGAGCTTGCGAACATGTGGGTTCTAGTGGCAAAGCTGAAGAAGTCCCAAGGGGATGACCATGAGGATTTCGATGCCAAATACAATGGCTCCTGA